One part of the Sulfolobus tengchongensis genome encodes these proteins:
- a CDS encoding DUF1614 domain-containing protein: MRRVIVLSPFRGLLRSVVYFLLGLIMALISAGYFSQLFSLIGINRDIAIFTSISISFLSLFTSPFNLVLKEIKKEAIVVEQDVVFFFGYPIFIPRALKLSTNTLVAVNFGGALIPAMISLFLMYELKFYILYFLINIIIVALISKLFSRVIRGVGVVMHPIIPSVFSVVTSYILFYKLHILIPVSAYIGSVLGTLIGADLLNLKKIIDEARPQIISIGGMGTFDGIFVSGIISVFLSELIII, from the coding sequence TTGAGGAGGGTAATTGTTCTTTCTCCATTTAGGGGTCTCTTAAGGTCTGTAGTGTATTTTCTTTTAGGTTTAATTATGGCTTTAATCTCAGCTGGATATTTTTCTCAACTTTTCTCGTTAATAGGTATTAATAGAGATATAGCAATATTTACTTCTATTTCTATTTCATTTCTAAGTCTATTCACTAGTCCTTTTAATCTCGTATTAAAGGAAATAAAAAAGGAAGCGATAGTGGTTGAACAAGATGTGGTATTTTTCTTCGGATATCCAATTTTTATACCACGTGCTTTAAAATTAAGTACTAACACTCTAGTTGCAGTAAACTTTGGTGGTGCTTTAATTCCAGCTATGATATCATTGTTTTTAATGTATGAATTAAAATTTTATATTTTATATTTTCTAATAAATATAATTATAGTAGCTCTCATTTCAAAATTATTTTCTAGGGTAATAAGAGGTGTTGGTGTGGTAATGCACCCAATTATTCCTAGTGTATTTTCTGTAGTGACCAGTTACATTCTGTTCTACAAGCTTCATATTCTCATACCAGTATCAGCTTATATCGGTAGTGTATTAGGAACTCTTATAGGTGCTGATTTGCTTAATCTGAAGAAAATTATTGATGAAGCTAGACCACAAATTATAAGTATTGGTGGAATGGGTACGTTTGATGGCATATTTGTATCTGGTATAATATCAGTGTTTTTAAGTGAACTTATTATTATTTGA
- a CDS encoding NTP transferase domain-containing protein, whose translation MKALILAGGKGKRISLFKPFLVVCGKPLISWVYESVSEIADDIYLGISSSHPLFQIFQNSVFKIFLTRDDGYESDIKYVVENLKPPILIVPVDIAYINSNVLKFLIDKCDTDICNLKGNSEYFGISYWTGLNFENYKDIVIEGGERLYNINTWEDYIKANKECNKR comes from the coding sequence TTGAAAGCTCTAATCCTGGCGGGGGGAAAGGGTAAGAGAATATCGTTATTCAAGCCGTTTCTGGTGGTATGTGGTAAGCCTTTGATTTCGTGGGTCTATGAGTCTGTATCTGAAATAGCTGATGATATATATTTAGGTATTAGTTCCTCTCATCCTCTATTTCAAATATTTCAAAATTCAGTTTTTAAAATATTTCTAACTAGGGATGACGGTTATGAAAGTGATATTAAATATGTTGTTGAGAATCTAAAGCCTCCAATTTTAATCGTGCCAGTTGACATTGCTTATATTAATAGCAATGTATTAAAGTTTTTAATAGATAAGTGTGATACTGATATATGTAACCTAAAGGGTAATAGTGAATATTTTGGTATTTCGTACTGGACTGGATTAAATTTTGAAAATTACAAAGATATAGTTATCGAAGGGGGAGAAAGATTATATAATATAAATACTTGGGAGGACTATATAAAAGCCAATAAGGAGTGTAATAAACGTTGA
- a CDS encoding thiamine-phosphate synthase family protein — translation MRKYYLFSMQDSKEREIVLKKLKEAVDLFVSSDKVYLLVPEIRTNIGYALPNANNTNDVAAIPGRLTVAFNRVIYCMLPAFGASDHIARVILTAMKFDRKIRSAINLKYYKEIVNKLNAQDTCIFDRSTEPKDIKLKEGGTMNFMIESCYNKLGKVPNYIVDLGDFGKEPSIFILDEDPIKVVNRAIELLQYIL, via the coding sequence ATGCGAAAATACTATTTATTTTCTATGCAGGATAGCAAGGAAAGGGAAATTGTATTAAAGAAACTTAAGGAAGCAGTGGATTTGTTTGTGTCTAGCGATAAAGTATATTTACTTGTCCCAGAAATTAGGACTAACATTGGATACGCTCTACCAAATGCTAATAATACGAATGATGTAGCAGCGATTCCAGGCAGGTTGACTGTAGCCTTTAATAGGGTAATATATTGTATGCTTCCTGCCTTTGGTGCTTCAGATCATATTGCAAGAGTAATTCTGACTGCAATGAAATTTGATAGGAAAATTAGAAGTGCCATAAATTTAAAATATTATAAAGAGATCGTTAATAAATTAAATGCTCAAGATACTTGTATTTTTGACAGATCTACAGAACCTAAAGACATTAAACTTAAGGAAGGTGGTACAATGAACTTCATGATCGAAAGTTGCTATAATAAATTGGGTAAGGTGCCTAATTATATTGTAGATTTAGGAGATTTTGGCAAGGAGCCTTCAATTTTTATTTTAGATGAAGATCCTATTAAAGTTGTAAATAGAGCCATCGAGTTATTACAATATATTCTATAA
- a CDS encoding archaellin/type IV pilin N-terminal domain-containing protein, giving the protein MKKGISSILGAIILIQIVVLSLSLILYLTSLNAKIYSTGYSQIYNELQKTPISVIPTYQGPMIVSSSASQLIIKYIIYPNGQVNSVNIPVTQMGTYINFQNNPWAIIVLNDGNWYNISYNDRLVNPNTTALGGIKIYSPYSYVITQKGTIDTTYIITPPIYGNDVNPSEWNLLSDTPSSITPYGIQNAVILVPETMGSLTIPINVNLTSSNPFFDIVVPYNSQVFVAVPPYFTPGIYYPSSAPQLSYYLPLEFSISEQKEYIVPVYNATFKYSSYVDAATYLVRLSYVTYNMIYFMEQNGNVIKNGGATIQLLNYTFLGYIVASKIDYGSVEFGVYTTLSGEYVTSVAIPGYNNYTLYSNSEIINSEYDIISSSGIISPTPIIEQILGSPEYLNVANITSKQSIVVSMMISGGNLNYNISNNELIPIPNVMNYTYFWYFFTSPNNSTCTHFLVSITPTSQITVTIQTGTNQIEYPTISYISYILAKKYSKSVNNADYPPINNVVENYEFGTLMYGNSEGYLPLGYPVVHATYYYNYFGYGFSYSETASYSYFEPIISEINYNAPFMILVPTDVYYPYPT; this is encoded by the coding sequence ATGAAAAAAGGAATATCCTCGATCTTAGGCGCCATTATACTAATCCAAATAGTGGTGTTATCCCTCTCGCTAATTCTCTATTTAACGTCACTAAACGCCAAAATATACTCTACTGGCTATTCGCAGATTTATAACGAACTGCAAAAAACACCAATTTCTGTAATACCAACATATCAAGGACCAATGATAGTGTCGAGCAGTGCATCACAGTTAATAATAAAATATATAATCTATCCAAATGGTCAAGTAAATTCGGTAAATATACCAGTAACACAAATGGGTACCTACATAAATTTCCAGAATAACCCATGGGCCATAATAGTACTTAACGACGGCAATTGGTACAATATTTCATACAATGACAGACTAGTTAATCCTAATACTACAGCATTAGGTGGAATCAAAATATATAGTCCCTATAGCTACGTAATAACTCAAAAAGGGACGATAGATACTACTTATATTATAACTCCACCAATATATGGTAACGACGTGAATCCATCAGAATGGAATCTTCTTTCAGATACACCAAGCTCAATTACACCTTACGGAATTCAAAACGCTGTAATTTTAGTACCTGAAACTATGGGATCATTAACTATTCCAATTAATGTAAATTTGACTTCTAGTAATCCCTTTTTCGATATAGTTGTACCATATAATAGTCAAGTTTTCGTAGCCGTACCTCCCTATTTCACGCCGGGGATCTATTATCCCTCTTCTGCGCCGCAGCTCTCATATTACTTACCATTAGAGTTCAGCATCTCGGAGCAGAAAGAGTATATAGTGCCAGTTTATAATGCTACATTTAAGTACTCTTCATATGTTGACGCTGCCACATATCTCGTAAGGCTTAGCTATGTGACATATAACATGATTTATTTCATGGAACAAAATGGTAACGTAATAAAAAACGGCGGTGCTACAATTCAATTACTAAATTATACGTTCCTAGGTTACATAGTAGCTTCTAAAATAGATTATGGTTCTGTAGAATTTGGAGTATATACGACACTATCTGGAGAGTACGTAACTTCAGTTGCAATTCCAGGATACAATAATTACACTCTCTACTCAAATTCCGAGATTATAAATTCCGAATACGACATTATCTCCTCATCTGGCATTATATCGCCAACACCAATCATAGAACAGATACTAGGCAGTCCAGAATATTTAAACGTAGCTAACATTACTAGTAAACAGTCAATAGTCGTTTCAATGATGATAAGTGGAGGAAATTTGAATTATAATATAAGTAACAATGAGCTAATACCAATACCGAATGTCATGAACTATACTTATTTCTGGTACTTTTTCACAAGTCCAAATAATTCTACATGTACTCATTTCCTCGTCTCTATTACACCTACCTCACAAATAACCGTAACTATCCAAACTGGTACTAACCAGATAGAATACCCGACAATATCTTACATTAGTTACATTCTAGCAAAAAAGTATAGCAAATCAGTTAACAATGCAGATTATCCTCCCATAAATAACGTAGTCGAAAATTATGAATTTGGAACGCTAATGTATGGAAATAGTGAGGGTTATTTACCACTGGGATATCCGGTAGTACATGCTACTTATTATTATAATTATTTTGGCTATGGTTTCTCCTATTCTGAAACTGCTAGTTATAGTTATTTTGAACCAATCATAAGCGAAATCAATTACAATGCACCATTCATGATACTTGTACCAACAGATGTGTACTATCCCTACCCTACATAA
- a CDS encoding CBS domain-containing protein, with the protein MIDSTLITKPQYVAHSMDKLSDIISKMKEYKMWTVPVVKEKKLLGLISYKDLLSRRVSLETKAINLMSPSVTVQVDEDINRLIARFYTTKARVIPVVNEKKEFLGLITRESLLSYLLKADEIPENKNAREYMSSPATTIEENDSIARARWLMIRDNISRLPVTKEYKLTGIVSARDIVDSLYSASGRKRESIMKDEERIMAMPVKEIMKYPVITANGKEPLTEVASKLLKFRISGMPVMEGDRLSGVISGLDIIKAVAERMQLSMPIEAKIPQELKSNLDFKANIDDILERYLSKIERLTDVINFRVSFKKEMRSKEGNKQLYTATVRVTTKIGDYVAKDTDWEPVVALKNAVEKIEERILRKIRKIEESNKKGIKAEEA; encoded by the coding sequence ATGATAGATAGTACACTAATCACAAAACCTCAATATGTTGCACATAGCATGGATAAATTGAGTGATATTATTTCTAAAATGAAAGAATATAAAATGTGGACTGTGCCAGTAGTCAAGGAAAAGAAGTTACTTGGCCTAATATCTTATAAAGATCTTCTCTCTAGAAGAGTGAGTCTAGAGACTAAAGCAATTAATCTAATGAGTCCCAGTGTTACTGTTCAAGTGGACGAGGACATAAATAGGCTCATTGCGAGATTCTACACTACTAAAGCTAGAGTCATTCCAGTAGTTAACGAGAAAAAGGAATTCTTAGGATTAATAACTAGGGAATCTTTACTTTCGTACTTATTAAAGGCTGATGAGATACCGGAGAATAAAAACGCTAGAGAATATATGTCATCGCCTGCAACTACAATAGAAGAGAATGATTCCATAGCCAGAGCCAGATGGCTAATGATAAGGGATAATATTAGTAGATTACCCGTAACTAAAGAATATAAACTGACAGGGATTGTAAGTGCTAGAGACATTGTAGACTCACTTTATAGCGCAAGTGGAAGAAAAAGGGAATCAATAATGAAAGACGAAGAAAGGATAATGGCAATGCCAGTTAAAGAAATAATGAAGTACCCAGTAATAACTGCTAATGGAAAGGAGCCATTAACTGAGGTAGCGTCTAAATTGCTTAAATTTAGAATTTCTGGTATGCCAGTTATGGAGGGCGATAGATTAAGCGGAGTAATAAGTGGATTAGACATAATTAAGGCCGTTGCAGAAAGGATGCAACTTTCAATGCCAATAGAAGCCAAGATACCTCAAGAATTAAAGTCGAATTTAGATTTTAAGGCAAATATAGATGATATACTCGAAAGATATTTAAGCAAAATAGAGAGGCTCACTGATGTTATAAATTTCAGAGTCTCATTTAAGAAGGAAATGAGGAGTAAAGAAGGAAATAAGCAATTGTACACTGCTACAGTAAGAGTTACAACTAAGATAGGAGATTATGTAGCAAAAGATACAGATTGGGAACCTGTAGTAGCATTGAAGAATGCAGTGGAAAAGATAGAGGAAAGAATATTAAGGAAAATAAGAAAAATAGAGGAAAGTAATAAAAAAGGAATCAAGGCAGAAGAGGCTTGA
- a CDS encoding ABC transporter ATP-binding protein, which translates to MSNVTIIEVDNLYKNYKEKEVLKGISFTVNKGEIFSLLGPNGAGKTTTVKILSCVLKPTKGKVRVMGYNVPSECNKIRERIGVMPQDYQGFLDLTVRENIEYFVKLYNGMKKEVDELISMLDLEEVKNQKLRYLSGGYMRRVGLASAFAGGQEILFLDEPTVGLDPKARREFWEILKSMKSKGVTIFLTTHYLDEAQKLSDRVAILYKGKLIKVSTADEIIAEFKASTLEDAYLELIKSLEESEK; encoded by the coding sequence ATGAGTAATGTTACAATTATCGAAGTTGATAACTTATATAAAAACTATAAGGAAAAGGAAGTACTAAAAGGAATTTCGTTCACTGTTAATAAAGGCGAAATATTTTCGTTATTGGGTCCTAATGGTGCAGGAAAGACAACTACCGTGAAGATACTGTCTTGTGTCCTAAAACCCACTAAAGGAAAAGTGAGGGTAATGGGGTATAACGTACCAAGTGAATGTAATAAGATTAGAGAAAGAATAGGAGTAATGCCACAAGATTACCAGGGTTTTTTAGATCTAACTGTCAGAGAAAACATAGAATATTTCGTTAAGTTATATAATGGGATGAAAAAGGAAGTTGATGAACTAATTTCAATGCTAGATTTAGAGGAGGTGAAAAATCAGAAATTAAGATACTTATCAGGGGGCTACATGAGAAGAGTTGGTCTTGCGTCTGCGTTCGCAGGTGGCCAAGAAATTCTATTCCTAGACGAACCTACTGTGGGATTAGATCCTAAAGCGAGGAGAGAATTTTGGGAAATTTTAAAATCGATGAAGAGCAAGGGAGTGACAATATTTTTAACCACTCACTATTTAGATGAGGCACAAAAACTATCTGATAGAGTAGCTATATTATATAAAGGAAAACTAATTAAAGTTTCTACGGCAGATGAGATAATAGCTGAATTTAAGGCAAGCACTTTAGAAGATGCTTACCTAGAATTAATTAAATCACTAGAGGAGAGTGAAAAATAA
- a CDS encoding ParA family protein, whose amino-acid sequence MIVTVINQKGGVGKTTTSVNLAYYLSKDKRTGLLDLDPEGGATISYGMKRELKELELGGKSVNIFNVEVYPSHIGLLKLELNGDVDEISNKIREIGRQFDFLVIDTPPNLGTLAISAMLVADKIISPVTPQPLALEAIRNLDSRLKSIGKSAFSFTNFSKKVVKLNDLSSVKFTEVAIPPSRLFIEASRLGVPALRYEEVRMKKPKLVNYYHQLAKVITE is encoded by the coding sequence ATGATAGTTACAGTGATAAACCAAAAGGGAGGTGTGGGTAAAACTACTACATCTGTAAATTTAGCATATTACTTAAGCAAGGATAAGAGAACCGGTCTACTTGATTTAGATCCAGAGGGAGGAGCAACTATATCTTATGGAATGAAAAGAGAGCTAAAAGAACTTGAATTAGGTGGTAAAAGTGTGAATATATTTAACGTAGAAGTATATCCGTCCCATATAGGCCTATTAAAATTAGAATTAAATGGTGATGTCGATGAAATCAGTAACAAAATTAGAGAAATAGGCAGACAATTTGATTTCTTGGTAATAGATACCCCACCTAATCTAGGAACATTAGCGATATCCGCAATGTTAGTGGCTGATAAGATAATATCTCCAGTAACTCCACAACCTCTAGCATTAGAGGCAATAAGAAACTTAGACTCTAGACTAAAGAGTATAGGTAAAAGTGCGTTTTCTTTTACGAATTTTTCTAAAAAAGTAGTTAAACTTAATGATCTTTCATCAGTTAAGTTTACTGAAGTTGCTATTCCACCGTCTAGATTATTTATTGAAGCCTCTAGACTCGGAGTTCCAGCATTAAGATATGAGGAAGTTAGAATGAAGAAGCCAAAGCTTGTGAATTACTATCACCAACTAGCCAAGGTGATTACAGAATGA
- a CDS encoding acetoin utilization protein AcuC, translating into MHKTAFIWSDEYYNYSFPADHPFKPLRESMTKRILEERSAFHYITLIEPEVISEEILQLVHSKEYIDFVKDKSAKGEGYLDEGDTPAFKGIYEAALIRVSGSVKALSVILNDKYDHSINIGGGFHHAKKNKASGFCVFNDVALIAKLGERYFSKIAIVDIDGHHADGTQELLNDDEKVLKISLHMFHPNFFPGSGNVNEIGYGKGRGYAVNIPLPPGTGDDGYLLAFDEIVVPIIERYKPELIILVAGGDSHFNDPLVELKLSTHGYLDVVTKVHNLAHKYSNGRLIMLGGGGYNYDATARVWSISIAEIAGIYDVEYQSLHDPFSTKSSQFVMEKIRNTINQLKKIHSLD; encoded by the coding sequence TTGCATAAAACGGCTTTTATATGGAGTGATGAATACTATAATTATTCCTTTCCTGCAGATCACCCCTTTAAGCCTTTAAGAGAAAGCATGACCAAAAGAATATTAGAAGAGAGAAGTGCATTTCATTACATTACTCTAATAGAGCCAGAAGTAATCTCAGAAGAAATTCTTCAATTGGTTCATTCAAAAGAATACATAGATTTTGTAAAGGATAAAAGTGCAAAAGGTGAAGGATACCTTGATGAAGGGGATACTCCAGCTTTTAAGGGGATATATGAGGCAGCCTTAATTAGAGTAAGCGGTAGCGTGAAGGCATTGTCTGTGATACTTAATGACAAATACGATCATTCTATAAATATCGGTGGTGGCTTTCATCACGCAAAGAAGAATAAGGCAAGCGGGTTTTGTGTATTTAACGATGTGGCGCTAATTGCGAAATTAGGTGAAAGGTATTTCTCCAAAATAGCTATAGTGGACATTGATGGCCATCATGCAGATGGTACACAAGAACTATTAAATGACGATGAAAAAGTGTTAAAGATCTCCTTGCATATGTTTCATCCTAATTTCTTTCCAGGTAGTGGGAATGTAAATGAAATAGGATATGGTAAAGGTAGAGGATACGCAGTAAATATTCCCTTACCTCCAGGTACTGGGGATGATGGTTATTTATTAGCATTTGACGAGATAGTTGTTCCAATTATTGAAAGATATAAGCCTGAATTAATTATCCTTGTAGCAGGAGGGGATTCTCATTTTAATGATCCTTTAGTAGAGCTAAAACTATCGACACACGGGTATTTAGATGTAGTTACGAAGGTTCATAATCTAGCCCATAAGTACTCTAATGGCAGGCTGATAATGTTAGGAGGTGGAGGTTATAACTATGATGCTACCGCAAGGGTATGGTCTATTTCTATAGCAGAGATAGCTGGGATATATGATGTTGAATATCAATCTCTTCATGATCCTTTTTCTACTAAATCTTCTCAATTTGTAATGGAAAAAATAAGAAACACTATAAATCAACTTAAGAAAATACATTCACTTGACTAA
- the purT gene encoding formate-dependent phosphoribosylglycinamide formyltransferase, producing MEIGTPLFDGSKKILLLGSGELGKEMAIEAQRMGLEVVAVDRYDFAPAMHVAHRKYVVDMMNSNAIKAIVRRENPDAIIAEIEAINTDALVDLESSGFKVIPNANAVRICMNRVELRRLAAEKLKLPTTKYAFADNADEAKRACKDIGFPCLIKPEMSSSGHGHVLVNKVEDVEEAYNESISHARGKGKRVIVEEYVKIDTELTVLTYRYYSSSTNITTRTIEPIEHKRPSYYYVESWHPSTVREEVKDTAKNLALKVVEELGGLGIYGVEIIVTGNRILFSEVAPRPHDTGLVTLASSDISEFQVHVRSAIGLPTPEIKLVSPAASHVILAQSENIWGPKFINVEKALEIPGVQIRLFGKPTTYEKRRMGVVLATGNNVEEAIEKVRKASSLILVK from the coding sequence ATGGAAATAGGTACTCCCCTATTTGATGGCTCTAAAAAGATATTACTTTTAGGAAGCGGTGAATTAGGTAAAGAAATGGCAATCGAAGCCCAAAGAATGGGTTTAGAGGTCGTTGCAGTTGATAGATACGATTTTGCCCCGGCAATGCACGTAGCACATAGGAAGTATGTAGTAGATATGATGAACTCTAATGCAATTAAGGCTATAGTAAGGAGAGAAAATCCTGATGCAATTATAGCAGAAATAGAGGCAATAAATACAGATGCATTAGTTGATCTTGAAAGCTCTGGATTTAAGGTAATACCAAATGCAAATGCGGTAAGGATATGCATGAATAGAGTGGAGTTACGAAGATTGGCAGCAGAGAAGCTCAAATTGCCCACTACTAAATACGCATTTGCCGACAATGCAGATGAAGCAAAACGGGCGTGTAAGGATATTGGGTTTCCTTGCTTAATCAAACCAGAAATGAGTTCTAGTGGTCATGGGCATGTGTTAGTAAATAAAGTTGAAGATGTAGAAGAAGCCTATAATGAATCAATATCGCATGCAAGGGGTAAAGGCAAAAGAGTAATCGTAGAAGAATATGTAAAAATCGATACTGAGCTAACAGTACTAACTTACAGGTATTACTCGAGCTCTACTAACATTACTACGAGAACCATAGAGCCAATAGAGCATAAAAGGCCTAGCTATTACTATGTGGAATCTTGGCATCCATCAACGGTAAGAGAAGAAGTTAAGGATACTGCAAAAAATCTTGCACTTAAAGTAGTAGAAGAATTAGGAGGTTTAGGCATATATGGTGTTGAGATAATCGTAACTGGTAATAGAATACTCTTTAGCGAAGTGGCACCTAGACCGCATGATACTGGATTAGTGACATTAGCTAGCAGCGATATAAGTGAATTTCAAGTTCACGTTAGAAGTGCTATAGGCTTGCCTACTCCTGAAATAAAGTTAGTATCTCCTGCTGCATCTCATGTAATATTAGCACAATCAGAAAATATATGGGGACCTAAGTTTATCAATGTGGAAAAGGCATTAGAGATACCAGGAGTTCAAATTAGATTATTCGGAAAACCTACAACTTATGAAAAAAGGAGAATGGGAGTAGTATTGGCAACTGGAAATAATGTAGAAGAAGCTATAGAAAAAGTTAGAAAAGCTTCTTCATTAATATTAGTCAAGTGA
- a CDS encoding AIR synthase family protein, producing MNFGKVSINKFIYNLPIGDCVICPSIGEDAAILKPEEKYIILHSDPITESKSDSGFLSVAVACNDINMKGAKCKWVNNVILLSDISHLTYVIFGIAEACNLIGCKVIGGHTEVTNSVKQDIVITTAMGTSDRFLSYDKVMDGMKVILVGSPGIEGTWILAKDYEDLLLRKGVSKEVIFKAKQFKYDIIVQERALNVVEYATAMHDATEGGVMQALVEIARASGYTISVNLDKIKVRYETKIITSALGIDPLKLISSGAFLVVTENPEKVLEKTSEAYVIGEVRKGDPVLEVQGVGSFSEDFEEELVRFESSNPGGGKG from the coding sequence GTGAATTTCGGTAAAGTTTCTATCAATAAATTTATTTATAATTTACCAATAGGTGATTGCGTAATTTGTCCTTCAATAGGCGAGGATGCTGCAATTCTTAAGCCTGAGGAAAAATATATAATACTTCATTCAGATCCAATTACAGAGTCAAAGAGCGATAGTGGTTTTCTTTCAGTAGCTGTAGCGTGCAATGACATCAATATGAAAGGGGCTAAATGTAAATGGGTAAATAACGTTATTTTACTCTCCGATATTTCACATCTCACTTATGTGATTTTTGGAATTGCTGAAGCTTGTAATCTGATAGGGTGTAAGGTAATAGGTGGTCACACTGAAGTTACCAATAGTGTGAAACAAGATATTGTTATAACTACTGCAATGGGGACGTCTGATAGGTTTTTAAGCTACGATAAAGTAATGGACGGAATGAAAGTCATACTAGTGGGTAGTCCAGGGATAGAAGGAACTTGGATTCTCGCTAAAGATTATGAAGATTTATTATTAAGAAAAGGAGTTAGTAAAGAAGTCATATTTAAGGCAAAACAATTTAAATATGATATCATAGTACAAGAACGGGCCTTAAATGTAGTGGAATATGCTACTGCTATGCACGACGCTACTGAAGGAGGAGTGATGCAGGCATTGGTTGAAATAGCAAGAGCCTCTGGTTATACTATTTCAGTTAACCTGGATAAGATTAAAGTTAGGTATGAGACTAAGATAATAACTTCTGCTTTAGGCATTGATCCATTAAAATTAATCTCCTCTGGCGCCTTTTTAGTAGTTACTGAGAATCCGGAGAAAGTTCTGGAGAAGACTAGCGAGGCTTATGTGATAGGTGAGGTAAGAAAGGGAGATCCGGTTTTGGAAGTTCAAGGTGTTGGTTCCTTCAGTGAAGACTTTGAGGAGGAGTTGGTTAGATTTGAAAGCTCTAATCCTGGCGGGGGGAAAGGGTAA
- a CDS encoding carbon-nitrogen hydrolase family protein — MKIGVVQPLEAKSAISLTERALKDGAELVLLPEKWAKNIDDVPLAEFQKLAKRYTAYVIPGAFEDGVSVIAPLIDDNGNLKGIAKKIHLFNEERLRLIPGNEVIIFNYRGIKFGISICYDIDFPEIVRELFLKGIEILLVPSKVKDFGMDIWREYLRIRTLENRIGIVNANAYSPPDFPGKSVSMVPEQSPTGIVVPKIVGELGSEEGYMIVDIDPLKYMYLRGDRLKEYVKFIVKEL; from the coding sequence TTGAAAATTGGAGTAGTACAACCTTTAGAAGCAAAGTCTGCTATTTCCCTAACTGAACGAGCACTAAAAGATGGAGCAGAATTAGTATTATTACCAGAAAAGTGGGCTAAAAATATAGACGATGTGCCACTAGCAGAATTTCAGAAATTAGCTAAGAGATATACGGCTTATGTAATACCAGGAGCATTTGAAGATGGTGTATCTGTAATCGCACCTTTAATTGATGATAACGGAAACCTAAAGGGAATAGCAAAGAAGATACATTTATTTAATGAGGAACGATTACGCTTAATACCAGGTAATGAGGTTATTATATTCAACTATAGAGGAATAAAGTTTGGCATTTCTATATGTTATGATATAGATTTTCCTGAAATAGTAAGAGAGCTTTTCCTAAAAGGTATTGAAATACTTCTTGTACCTTCAAAAGTAAAGGATTTCGGTATGGATATCTGGCGTGAATATTTGAGAATACGGACACTAGAAAATAGAATAGGAATAGTAAACGCAAACGCTTATAGTCCTCCAGATTTCCCTGGGAAAAGTGTTTCAATGGTTCCAGAACAAAGTCCGACTGGAATAGTCGTGCCTAAAATAGTAGGGGAACTCGGGAGTGAAGAAGGATATATGATAGTTGATATCGATCCCTTAAAATACATGTACCTCAGAGGAGATAGACTAAAAGAGTACGTTAAATTCATAGTAAAGGAACTATAA
- a CDS encoding PadR family transcriptional regulator, whose amino-acid sequence MISKFSFQRLKKGALKYLVLECLNDKPMRTYEIIKTIEKKFEGSYRPSTGSIYPVLKNLLEKDLIRVRTEGNKKIYVITDRGRKELEEIKNKSLKLLGENANSSRQILQELLQIAFYLYENRSKINEEKTQKILEYLKACRKQIEDIL is encoded by the coding sequence GTGATTTCAAAGTTTAGCTTTCAAAGACTTAAGAAGGGTGCACTCAAATACTTAGTGTTAGAGTGTCTTAATGATAAACCCATGAGGACATACGAGATAATAAAGACAATTGAGAAAAAGTTTGAAGGATCGTATAGGCCTAGTACAGGTTCAATATATCCAGTTTTGAAAAATCTTCTTGAGAAAGACTTAATAAGAGTAAGAACAGAGGGAAATAAAAAAATATATGTCATAACTGATCGAGGGAGGAAGGAGTTAGAAGAAATTAAAAATAAATCACTTAAACTTCTTGGTGAAAATGCAAATTCATCCAGACAAATATTACAAGAATTATTACAAATTGCGTTTTACCTATATGAAAATAGATCTAAAATAAATGAGGAAAAGACGCAAAAGATTCTAGAATATTTAAAGGCATGTAGAAAACAAATTGAAGATATATTATAG